The Helianthus annuus cultivar XRQ/B chromosome 16, HanXRQr2.0-SUNRISE, whole genome shotgun sequence genome includes a window with the following:
- the LOC110918760 gene encoding uncharacterized GPI-anchored protein At1g61900: MREKKAQKLKLSFLFLLIFCFSDTRCSSRQNSLLFDTKVDNMMPLISPTGNPQPLYPLLAPSPLSPFTITNNTAPKLSGRCTLDFDAIDAMMSMTAIDCFTVFAPYLANVVCCPQFEATLVILIGQSSKKTKTLSLNSTLAKHCLSDYDQILMGQGANNSLQQICAIGPSNLTEASCPVKDVDGFEKMVNTSKILANCGKIDLVNECCKETCQNALTEAAKDLASVSSYDFDAMGIRRPSGISNRVINDCKNIALRWLASKLEPVRAKEVLRGLATCNLNKVCPLVLPNVGPVARGCGDEISNQTSCCTAMEGYVSHLQKQSFLTNLQALNCAASLGKKLQKENITKDVYKLCHISLQDFSLQANGMQESGCLLPSLPSDATFDRYSGVSFLCDLNDHIPAPWPSLSHLPPSSCNKTIKIPALPAAASGQKGLYNDDVTFLLLCVMTFVLVTIL; this comes from the exons ATGAGAGAAAAGAAAGCTCAGAAGCTCAAGCTCAGTTTCTTATTTCTACTGATTTTCT GTTTCAGTGACACCCGTTGCAGTTCACGGCAAAATTCACTACTATTCGATACAAAAGTGGATAACATGATGCCCTTGATTTCTCCGACTGGAAATCCTCAACCGCTTTATCCTCTTCTTGCACCATCTCCGTTATCACCCTTCACAATCACAAATAACACCGCGCCAAAGTTATCAG GCCGGTGTACACTAGACTTTGATGCCATAGATGCCATGATGAGCATGACGGCAATCGACTGTTTCACCGTGTTTGCACCATACTTAGCCAACGTAGTATGCTGTCCACAATTCGAAGCAACTTTAGTGATTCTCATCGGTCAATCCAGTAAAAAAACCAAAACGCTTTCACTAAACTCGACTCTCGCTAAACACTGTCTTTCAGACTATGATCAAATTCTCATGGGTCAAGGTGCAAATAACAGTTTGCAGCAGATATGTGCCATTGGTCCGTCGAACCTAACCGAAGCTTCGTGCCCGGTCAAAGATGTTGACGGGTTTGAAAAGATGGTCAACACGTCTAAGATTCTTGCTAATTGTGGAAAGATTGACCTTGTTAACGAGTGTTGTAAGGAAACATGTCAAAATGCTTTAACGGAAGCTGCAAAAGATCTTGCGTCGGTTTCTTCTTATGATTTTGATGCAATGGGGATTCGGCGTCCTTCTGGTATCTCGAATCGGGTGATTAATGATTGCAAAAATATTGCTTTGAGATGGTTAGCAAGTAAACTTGAACCCGTACGAGCTAAAGAAGTTCTTAGAGGTTTAGCTACTTGCAATCTTAATAAAG TTTGTCCATTGGTTTTGCCAAACGTGGGGCCCGTTGCACGTGGTTGCGGAGACGAGATTAGTAACCAAACATCATGTTGTACCGCAATGGAAGGTTACGTATCGCACTTGCAAAAACAAAGCTTTTTAACCAATTTGCAAGCTTTGAACTGTGCTGCTTCCCTTGGGAAGAAATTACAAAAGGAAAATATAACAAAGGATGTCTATAAGCTTTGTCATATAAGCCTCCAAGACTTCTCCCtccaag CAAATGGAATGCAAG AGTCCGGATGTCTTCTTCCTAGCTTGCCTTCAGACGCAACATTCGACAGATATTCAGGAGTGAGCTTCCTTTGTGATCTTAATGATCACATACCCGCACCGTGGCCTTCACTGTCACATTTACCCCCTTCATCTTGCAACAAAA CTATTAAGATTCCCGCACTTCCTGCAGCAGCTTCTGGGCAAAAAG GGCTATACAACGATGACGTTACGTTTCTTCTTCTGTGTGTGATGACATTCGTTCTTGTGACAATTCTTTAA